In Candidatus Atribacteria bacterium ADurb.Bin276, the following are encoded in one genomic region:
- the mglA_4 gene encoding Galactose/methyl galactoside import ATP-binding protein MglA, whose amino-acid sequence MGPQLILKLSNISKTFPGVQALKNVDMDVRYGEVHCLVGENGSGKSTLIRIISGVESPESGTIEINGNSYKKLTVRQAMREGVQVIYQDLSLFPDLSVGENIAFNWLVENSQWLINQKEYLQRANEELERLDSKIDMKEQVSNLSMSQKQIVAIARALVLDAKLLIFDEPTTALTKKEIDTLLKTIEELKQRNITSIFVSHKLNEVFRIADIITVLRDGEKIGDFAANELDENKLAYYMTGREIIYETFDSEIKKGKRVIELRELTRKPHFSNVNLSVNEGEIVGITGPLGAGRTELALSLFGLNHPQSGEILFEDKRVHIGNPAKARELGITLLPEDRHSQGLFRTKTITDNLTAATLEQLRRFLIIDQTRAKEESNKVFNDLRIKASSMDTIVETLSGGNQQRVVLGKWLATNPKLFILDSPTVGIDVGSKSEIYEIIHELARNRMAIIMISDEIPEIYHNCNRIIVMRDGKITANVNTSDTTEDELRSLVEGRA is encoded by the coding sequence ATGGGACCACAATTAATTTTAAAGTTGAGCAATATCAGTAAAACTTTTCCAGGTGTACAAGCTTTGAAGAACGTGGATATGGATGTACGCTACGGAGAAGTTCACTGTTTAGTGGGTGAAAATGGTTCGGGAAAGTCTACTTTAATCCGCATTATCTCCGGTGTTGAATCACCTGAAAGTGGAACAATAGAAATTAACGGGAATTCCTATAAAAAGCTTACTGTTCGACAGGCCATGCGTGAAGGAGTGCAGGTTATTTATCAGGACCTTTCCCTCTTTCCCGACCTCTCAGTAGGAGAAAACATTGCTTTTAATTGGCTGGTTGAAAATTCCCAATGGCTCATTAATCAAAAAGAATACCTTCAAAGGGCGAACGAAGAGCTTGAGCGTCTTGATTCCAAAATTGATATGAAGGAACAGGTGAGTAATTTATCAATGAGCCAAAAACAGATTGTGGCAATTGCTCGGGCATTGGTCTTAGATGCCAAATTGCTTATATTTGATGAGCCAACAACCGCTTTGACCAAAAAAGAAATTGATACACTTTTGAAAACCATCGAGGAATTAAAACAAAGGAATATTACCTCGATATTTGTCAGCCATAAATTAAACGAAGTATTTCGTATCGCTGATATCATTACTGTTTTACGGGATGGAGAGAAAATTGGTGATTTCGCTGCCAATGAATTAGATGAAAACAAATTGGCTTACTATATGACCGGACGGGAAATAATATATGAAACTTTTGATTCAGAAATAAAAAAAGGGAAACGAGTTATTGAATTACGGGAATTAACACGAAAGCCCCACTTCAGCAATGTCAATTTATCGGTCAATGAAGGCGAAATTGTTGGCATTACTGGACCCCTTGGTGCTGGGCGGACTGAGCTGGCTCTATCTCTTTTTGGTTTAAATCATCCGCAATCCGGTGAAATTTTATTCGAGGATAAACGGGTACATATTGGTAATCCAGCTAAGGCTCGTGAGCTTGGAATCACCTTATTGCCAGAAGATAGGCATAGTCAAGGACTCTTTAGAACCAAAACCATAACCGACAATTTAACCGCTGCAACCCTTGAACAGTTAAGGCGTTTTCTTATCATCGATCAAACCAGGGCAAAAGAGGAAAGCAATAAAGTATTTAATGATCTTCGCATCAAAGCTTCTTCTATGGATACGATTGTTGAGACATTGTCAGGCGGAAACCAACAGCGAGTAGTGTTGGGAAAATGGTTGGCGACTAATCCAAAATTATTTATCCTCGATAGTCCAACGGTTGGAATCGACGTTGGTTCAAAATCGGAAATTTATGAAATAATCCATGAATTAGCCCGAAACCGTATGGCGATTATAATGATTTCTGATGAAATTCCTGAAATATACCATAATTGTAATCGCATCATTGTCATGAGGGATGGGAAAATAACTGCAAATGTAAATACCAGTGATACCACCGAGGATGAATTGCGTAGCCTTGTGGAAGGAAGGGCCTAA
- a CDS encoding Cupin domain protein — protein sequence MKGKVIKRGQGKIIMEGDECTEIYAFTDKIAFSISTLLPGQRACLDPGHKNADEICYVIQGKIVIHFPDEEEYYLLETGDALLIPPGVSHYSINVGEEKSITAWAGAGPDMEHFITKAES from the coding sequence GTGAAAGGCAAAGTCATAAAAAGGGGTCAAGGTAAAATAATTATGGAAGGAGACGAATGTACTGAGATTTATGCTTTTACCGATAAAATTGCTTTTTCAATAAGCACTCTCCTTCCCGGTCAACGTGCCTGTTTAGATCCCGGGCATAAAAATGCCGATGAAATCTGTTACGTGATTCAAGGGAAAATTGTGATTCACTTTCCTGATGAAGAGGAATATTATTTACTGGAAACTGGTGATGCGCTCTTGATTCCACCGGGAGTATCTCATTATTCCATCAATGTAGGAGAAGAAAAATCGATTACAGCCTGGGCTGGAGCCGGACCAGATATGGAACATTTTATAACCAAAGCAGAGTCATAA
- the lsrB_3 gene encoding Autoinducer 2-binding protein LsrB precursor: protein MRNLTRVFVVVMLVLLALSTTVLAQEKFEIVMVAKHEGISWFDDMRTGVEEFGKDHEDVTSYQIAPEGGDPAKQVQMVEDLIAKGVDAILVVPNDPKSMIPVIKKAKDAGIIVISHEAEELKGIVDYDMEAFRNEDFGVLMFESLAREMNYEGEYVGMVGALTMQTHMQWFQAGHDYAAEKYPNMKFILQEPVEDFNTEQTAYNKARELLRTYPNIKGMFGCSASSTIMQAQAVEERGLQEQVAVVGLTLPSMSKTYLESGSLRQAQCWRPADAGYVCAMIAYKILKGEPLETGISLGKEGYESVTVEDGIIYGNAPLVLTKENVNDFPF from the coding sequence ATGCGGAATTTAACTCGAGTATTTGTAGTAGTCATGCTGGTCTTATTAGCTCTAAGCACCACTGTGTTAGCCCAGGAGAAGTTTGAAATCGTTATGGTTGCAAAGCATGAAGGAATTTCCTGGTTTGACGATATGCGTACTGGTGTTGAAGAGTTTGGTAAGGATCATGAGGATGTTACTTCATACCAGATTGCCCCAGAAGGCGGAGACCCTGCCAAACAGGTTCAGATGGTTGAAGACCTCATTGCCAAGGGTGTTGATGCTATCCTGGTAGTTCCTAACGATCCAAAATCAATGATTCCGGTTATCAAAAAAGCCAAAGATGCTGGTATTATTGTGATCAGCCATGAAGCAGAAGAACTGAAAGGAATTGTTGATTATGATATGGAAGCTTTCCGGAATGAAGATTTTGGCGTTTTGATGTTTGAAAGCCTTGCTCGAGAGATGAACTACGAAGGCGAATATGTCGGTATGGTCGGTGCCTTGACTATGCAGACCCACATGCAATGGTTTCAGGCTGGACACGATTACGCAGCAGAGAAATATCCTAATATGAAATTCATCCTTCAAGAACCGGTTGAAGATTTCAATACTGAACAAACTGCCTATAATAAAGCTCGAGAACTCCTTCGTACTTACCCCAACATCAAAGGAATGTTTGGATGTTCCGCTTCATCAACTATCATGCAAGCCCAAGCTGTTGAGGAACGTGGTTTGCAGGAACAGGTAGCTGTAGTTGGATTAACCCTTCCATCTATGAGTAAAACCTATTTGGAATCTGGTTCTCTTCGTCAAGCTCAATGTTGGCGACCGGCTGATGCAGGTTATGTATGTGCCATGATTGCTTATAAAATACTCAAAGGAGAACCGTTAGAAACTGGTATTAGCCTTGGTAAAGAAGGGTATGAGAGTGTGACCGTAGAAGATGGTATTATCTATGGTAATGCACCGCTGGTACTCACCAAGGAAAATGTAAATGATTTCCCCTTCTAA
- a CDS encoding IPT/TIG domain protein — protein sequence MKTRNFLLLIVFCFSLILIFAGCLNKSAEPTPSPSPTAPLNPKITSISPDSGPSGTKITLLGSDFGAVQGSSQLVFKRGDNKTFEGEIITWSDLNIYARVPQLMKDTYKVYVIVNEVLSNQVDYELKPVGSGTTCTQCGQ from the coding sequence TTGAAAACCAGAAATTTTCTATTATTGATTGTATTTTGTTTTTCTTTGATTTTAATTTTTGCTGGTTGCCTAAACAAATCCGCAGAACCGACACCCTCACCCTCACCAACAGCTCCTCTTAATCCAAAAATTACATCAATATCTCCGGATTCGGGTCCCTCTGGAACGAAAATAACTCTTTTGGGATCAGACTTTGGAGCAGTACAGGGGTCAAGTCAATTAGTGTTTAAAAGAGGTGATAATAAAACTTTTGAAGGCGAAATCATTACCTGGTCGGATTTGAATATTTATGCTCGGGTTCCTCAACTCATGAAGGATACTTATAAAGTCTATGTTATAGTTAATGAGGTATTAAGCAATCAGGTGGATTATGAATTAAAGCCAGTAGGTTCAGGGACAACCTGTACTCAGTGTGGTCAATAA